A stretch of DNA from Clostridium sp. JN-9:
TAAGATATTTCCACAAAGTACTTACTAATAAAGGAATAATGGCTGAACTTAGAGAAATGGGTATAAAAGACGGCGACTATGTAAGACTGAATAATTTCGAATTTGAATATTTACTTTAAAATGCAAGGAGAGATATAATGATTACAAGTAAACAAAGAAGCTATTTAAGATCCATGGCCAATAATATGGAGTCAATATTTAACATTGGTAAAGCAGGTATAGAAAAAAACTTTTTAAAGCAGATTGATGAAGCATTAGAATCAAGAGAGCTAATCAAAATATCTATTTTAAATAATTGTGACTATGATGCAAGAGAGGCATCTGATGCTATATGTGAAGAATTACATTGTGAAGGCATTCAGACTATTGGAAATAAGGTAGTCCTATATAGGAAATCTACCAAAAAGCCAAAAATAGAATTACCATAACATATGATTAAAAAGGCTATTTTTGGTGGAACTTTTGATCCAATTCACAATGGGCATCTTCATGTTGCTTTTAAGGCTTTATACAATTTAAACCTGGAAGAGATAATTTTTATGCCAAGCGGGAATCCTCCTCACAAAATTGGCAGGAAAATAACAGACAGTTCCATTAGATATGAATTAATTAAAATGGCAATAAGAGAGGAAAAAAGATTTGCAATTAGTGATTACGAAATAAATAATAAACAATTAAGCTATACATATAAGACTTTGGCATATTATAAAGAAAAAGAGCCCAATACTGAATGGTACTTTTTAACCGGGTCTGACTGCTTAATGGAATTAGATACATGGAAAAGTGTAGATAAGATATTTTCTCTTTGCAAATTTGTTGTTTTTAATAGGCCGGGGTATAAAATACAAGATTTCCTGGCTCAGAAGCACAGAGTTGAAAAACAGTATAATTCTAAAGTCTTATACCTGGATATGCCTGTACTGGATATCTCTTCTACAAGTATAAAAGAAGCAATAAGAAATCATGAAAATATAAGCTATCTTATGCCGGCGGGTGTGTATAACACCATATTACAATTGGGATTGTATAATGATTAATAGCAAAGAGAAATATAATCTTTGCTATTAATTATATGCATTCGTGGATAATTATAGAAAAGTAGTGTAAAATAACATATATATTATTTTGGGATTGAGGGTAAAAATATGTGGAATGAAGACGAAATAATTAAATATTTAGAAAAAAATTTAAATAATCATAGATATATACACAGTCTGAATGTAAGTAAAACAGCCATGAAGTTAGCAGAACTTAATGGTGCTGATGTTAATAAAGCTAAAATTGCGGGTTTAATTCATGACTGTGCAAAAAAACTATCTGACCAAGAATTATTAGATATATTTAAGAGCAGTAATATAAAAGTAGATGCAGTTTCCATGAATAGTCCTCAGCTGCTTCACGGCTGGGCTGCTGCTATAATTGCAAAAGGGACTATGGGTATTGATGATTATGAAATTCTCAGTGCAGTTAAATACCATACTACTGGTAAAAAAGATATGAGTCTCCTTGAAAAAATTATATACATTGCTGATTATATAGAACCAGGCAGAGATTTTCCAGGAGTTGATGAACTTAGAAAAATTACTTTTGAAAATTTAGATGAAGGACTCCTTATGGCTTTTAACTCAACTATAAAATATGTCATTGAAAAAAATCAGCTTATTCATTTAGATACAATAGAGGGAAGAAACTTTTTATTAATAAATAAAAAATAGGTGATATAATGGCAAAAAGAAAAAAGTCTATCAAGTTGAATATAATAATTT
This window harbors:
- the yqeK gene encoding bis(5'-nucleosyl)-tetraphosphatase (symmetrical) YqeK → MWNEDEIIKYLEKNLNNHRYIHSLNVSKTAMKLAELNGADVNKAKIAGLIHDCAKKLSDQELLDIFKSSNIKVDAVSMNSPQLLHGWAAAIIAKGTMGIDDYEILSAVKYHTTGKKDMSLLEKIIYIADYIEPGRDFPGVDELRKITFENLDEGLLMAFNSTIKYVIEKNQLIHLDTIEGRNFLLINKK
- the yhbY gene encoding ribosome assembly RNA-binding protein YhbY — its product is MITSKQRSYLRSMANNMESIFNIGKAGIEKNFLKQIDEALESRELIKISILNNCDYDAREASDAICEELHCEGIQTIGNKVVLYRKSTKKPKIELP
- the nadD gene encoding nicotinate-nucleotide adenylyltransferase — translated: MIKKAIFGGTFDPIHNGHLHVAFKALYNLNLEEIIFMPSGNPPHKIGRKITDSSIRYELIKMAIREEKRFAISDYEINNKQLSYTYKTLAYYKEKEPNTEWYFLTGSDCLMELDTWKSVDKIFSLCKFVVFNRPGYKIQDFLAQKHRVEKQYNSKVLYLDMPVLDISSTSIKEAIRNHENISYLMPAGVYNTILQLGLYND